In the genome of Serratia symbiotica (Periphyllus acericola), one region contains:
- the potC gene encoding spermidine/putrescine ABC transporter permease PotC, whose protein sequence is MIMRLLRGGFMALVYAYLYVPIIILIVNSFNASRFGFSWQGFTTHWYSILFNNDSLLQAAGQSLTMAVLSATFAALIGSLAAVALYRYRFRGKPFVNGMLFVVMMSPDIVMAISLLVLFMLLGISLGFWSLLFSHITFCLPFVVVTVYSRLKGFDVKMLEAARDLGAGEVTILRQIILPLAMPAVASGWLLSFTLSMDDVVVSSFVTGPGYEILPLKIYSMVKVGVSPEVNALATILLLLSSVLVIASQWVMHDRSPKIR, encoded by the coding sequence ATGATTATGCGTCTGCTGCGCGGTGGGTTCATGGCCCTGGTTTACGCCTATTTGTATGTTCCGATTATTATCCTGATCGTTAACTCGTTCAACGCTTCGCGCTTTGGCTTCAGTTGGCAGGGTTTTACCACCCATTGGTACAGCATTTTGTTCAACAACGACAGCTTACTACAAGCGGCGGGTCAATCGTTAACCATGGCGGTACTGTCTGCTACTTTCGCCGCACTGATTGGCTCGCTGGCCGCAGTGGCGCTGTATCGTTACCGTTTTCGCGGCAAACCCTTTGTAAACGGCATGCTGTTTGTGGTGATGATGTCGCCAGATATTGTGATGGCGATTTCCCTTCTGGTTCTGTTTATGCTGCTGGGGATTTCGCTCGGTTTCTGGTCTCTGTTGTTCTCACACATCACCTTCTGTCTACCGTTTGTGGTGGTTACCGTCTACTCCCGGCTAAAGGGGTTTGACGTGAAAATGCTCGAAGCGGCACGCGATCTCGGTGCCGGCGAAGTCACCATCCTGCGCCAGATTATCCTACCGCTGGCGATGCCAGCAGTGGCGTCTGGCTGGCTGCTGAGCTTCACCTTATCCATGGATGACGTGGTAGTCTCTTCGTTCGTTACCGGCCCTGGCTATGAGATCTTACCGCTGAAGATCTATTCGATGGTGAAGGTCGGTGTGTCGCCGGAGGTCAACGCCCTGGCCACCATCCTGCTGCTGCTGTCCTCGGTTCTGGTGATTGCCAGCCAATGGGTGATGCATGACCGCAGCCCTAAAATCCGATAA
- the hflD gene encoding high frequency lysogenization protein HflD, protein MAKNYYNITLAIAGISQSARLVQQLANQGQYDHEAFHTSLSSLLQMDSPSTLAVFGGEERKLKVGLETLMGLLNASNKGAGAELTRYTLSLMVLERKLQANKQAMQTLGDRLSQLDRQLEHFDLESDTIISALASMYVDVVSPLGQRIQVIGSSAILQNPQVQSKVRAVLLAGIRAAVLWQQVGGSRLQLMFSRHRLIKQAQNIIADC, encoded by the coding sequence GTGGCGAAGAATTATTATAACATCACGCTGGCGATAGCTGGAATTAGCCAGTCAGCACGGCTGGTTCAGCAGTTGGCGAACCAAGGGCAATATGATCACGAAGCATTTCATACCTCCCTGAGTAGCCTGCTACAAATGGACTCCCCTTCCACGTTAGCAGTATTCGGCGGCGAAGAGCGCAAACTTAAGGTCGGCCTTGAAACGCTGATGGGCTTACTCAACGCCAGTAATAAAGGAGCGGGTGCTGAACTGACCCGCTACACCCTCAGCCTGATGGTGTTGGAACGCAAGCTCCAAGCCAATAAGCAGGCAATGCAAACCCTTGGCGATCGTCTCAGCCAGCTCGATCGCCAGTTGGAACATTTTGACCTTGAGTCAGATACGATCATCAGCGCGCTGGCTAGCATGTATGTCGATGTGGTCAGCCCGCTCGGTCAGCGCATTCAGGTTATCGGTTCGTCGGCGATCTTGCAGAATCCACAGGTGCAGTCCAAGGTTCGCGCCGTCCTGCTGGCGGGCATCCGCGCAGCCGTGTTGTGGCAACAGGTTGGCGGTAGCCGCCTGCAGCTCATGTTTTCCCGTCATCGTCTGATCAAGCAGGCACAAAATATCATTGCTGATTGTTAA
- the potD gene encoding spermidine/putrescine ABC transporter substrate-binding protein PotD, whose protein sequence is MKKWSHLLVAGMMVLNLGSANASDGKTLYFYNWTEYVPPGLLEQFTKETGIKVIYSTYESNESMYAKLKTYKDGAYDLVVPSTYFIAKMSKEGMLQKIDKSKLSHFNDLNPNLLNKPFDPDNDYSIPFIWGATAIGVNTDAIDPTTITTWADFWQPQYKGRLLLIDDARDVFQIALRKLGYSGNTRDAKQIEAAYHELQKLMPNVLAFNSDNPGNPFIEGEVNLGMVWNGSAFVARQAGTPLEVVWPKEGGIFWMDSLAIPANTQNVAGALKLINFLLRPEIAAQLAETIDYPTPNLAAKKLLSPKVANDKSLYPDDAVINNGEWQNDVGDTSRLYENYFQKLKARR, encoded by the coding sequence ATGAAAAAGTGGTCACACCTGTTGGTAGCCGGGATGATGGTGCTGAACCTAGGCTCTGCAAATGCCTCTGATGGCAAAACGCTGTACTTCTATAACTGGACAGAATACGTTCCGCCGGGGCTGCTTGAGCAGTTCACCAAAGAAACCGGCATCAAAGTGATTTACTCAACCTACGAATCCAATGAAAGCATGTACGCCAAGCTGAAAACCTACAAGGATGGCGCATACGATTTGGTGGTGCCTTCCACCTACTTTATCGCTAAGATGAGCAAGGAAGGTATGCTACAAAAGATCGACAAGAGCAAGCTCAGCCACTTCAATGATTTAAACCCCAACCTGCTGAACAAACCTTTCGATCCTGACAATGACTATTCAATCCCTTTTATCTGGGGCGCTACAGCCATTGGCGTCAACACAGATGCGATCGATCCCACCACCATCACCACCTGGGCTGATTTCTGGCAGCCACAATATAAGGGTCGCCTGTTGCTGATCGACGACGCGCGCGATGTATTTCAAATAGCGCTGCGCAAGCTAGGCTACTCAGGCAACACCAGGGATGCTAAACAGATCGAAGCCGCCTACCATGAGTTGCAGAAGCTAATGCCAAACGTGCTGGCCTTTAACTCCGATAACCCAGGAAATCCATTTATAGAAGGGGAAGTCAATCTGGGGATGGTATGGAACGGTTCTGCGTTCGTGGCGCGCCAAGCGGGCACTCCGCTGGAGGTCGTCTGGCCGAAGGAAGGCGGCATTTTCTGGATGGACAGCCTAGCGATCCCGGCAAACACACAGAATGTTGCGGGGGCGCTAAAGCTGATCAATTTCCTGCTACGGCCGGAGATTGCAGCACAGCTAGCAGAAACTATCGATTACCCCACACCTAATCTGGCAGCGAAAAAGCTACTCTCGCCTAAAGTCGCTAACGACAAATCGCTGTACCCTGATGATGCGGTGATCAACAACGGCGAATGGCAAAATGATGTGGGCGATACCAGCAGGCTGTACGAAAACTACTTCCAGAAATTGAAAGCCAGGCGCTAA
- the potB gene encoding spermidine/putrescine ABC transporter permease PotB, with protein sequence MKKSRKVFQNAVIVGVVAWLLLFVFLPNLIIIGTSFLTSDDANLVQGVFTLNNYSRLFDPLYVQVLLHSLNMALIATLCCLALGYPFAFILARLPQKLQPLLLFLLVVPFWTNSLIRVYGLKLFLSSRGYLNDALLSIGLIDQPLRIMYTSGAVILGLVYILLPFMVLPLYSSIEKLDKPCLEAARDLGANKLQTFIRIIVPLTMPGIIAGFLLVLLPAMGVFYVADLLGGSKNLLIGNVIKSQFLNIRDWPFGAATSICLTLAMGLLLLVYYRVTQLLNRQEGLV encoded by the coding sequence ATGAAGAAATCGCGTAAAGTCTTCCAAAATGCAGTGATCGTCGGCGTGGTAGCTTGGCTATTGTTGTTCGTCTTCTTGCCGAATCTGATCATTATTGGCACCAGCTTTCTTACCAGCGACGACGCTAATCTGGTGCAGGGGGTATTTACGCTCAACAACTACAGTCGGCTCTTCGATCCGCTGTATGTGCAGGTGCTGTTGCATTCGTTAAATATGGCGCTGATTGCCACCTTGTGCTGCCTTGCGCTCGGTTATCCGTTCGCCTTTATCTTGGCGCGCCTACCGCAGAAGCTGCAACCCCTGTTATTATTTCTATTGGTCGTGCCCTTCTGGACCAACTCACTAATCCGCGTTTACGGCCTAAAGCTGTTCCTCAGTTCCCGTGGCTACCTCAACGATGCACTGCTAAGCATCGGGCTGATCGACCAACCGCTGCGTATCATGTACACCTCAGGGGCAGTGATCCTTGGGCTGGTGTATATTCTGTTGCCGTTTATGGTGCTGCCGCTTTACTCCAGCATTGAAAAGCTGGACAAGCCCTGTCTGGAGGCAGCGCGCGATCTCGGTGCCAACAAGCTACAGACTTTTATCCGCATCATAGTGCCGCTGACCATGCCAGGCATCATCGCTGGTTTCCTGCTGGTGCTGCTGCCAGCCATGGGCGTATTCTACGTGGCGGATCTGCTGGGGGGGTCCAAGAACCTACTGATCGGTAACGTGATTAAAAGCCAGTTCCTCAATATTCGCGACTGGCCGTTTGGTGCGGCCACCAGCATCTGTTTAACACTGGCGATGGGGCTATTGTTACTGGTTTATTACCGGGTCACCCAACTGCTGAACAGGCAAGAGGGGCTGGTATGA
- the purB gene encoding adenylosuccinate lyase, translating into MELSSLTAISPVDGRYGDKVSALRTVFSEYGLLKFRVQVEVRWLQKLAACAEIKEVPAFNTNTNAFLDKIVGEFSEEDAQRIKTIERTTNHDVKAVEYFLKEKFAAIPGLHAVSEFIHFACTSEDINNLSHALMLQTARQDVVLPCWRKIIDAMKSLALEYRYIPLLSRTHGQPATPSTVGKEFANVAYRMERQFCQLAHLEIMGKINGAVGNYNAHIVAYPDVDWHLFSETFVTSLGITWNPYTTQIEPHDYIAELFDCVARFNTILIDFDRDIWGYIALNHFTQKTIAGEIGSSTMPHKVNPIDFENSEGNLGLANAVLGHLASKLPVSRWQRDLTDSTVLRNLGVGLGYALIAYQATMKGISKLEVNQAHLLNELDHNWEVLAEPIQTVMRRYGIEKPYEKLKELTRGKRVDAAGMQAFIDALALPEEEKTRLKAITPANYIGRAATLVNELNAR; encoded by the coding sequence ATGGAATTATCCTCACTGACAGCCATTTCACCCGTTGATGGACGCTACGGTGATAAAGTCAGCGCCCTGCGCACCGTTTTCAGCGAATACGGTCTGCTAAAATTCCGTGTGCAGGTAGAAGTACGTTGGCTGCAAAAACTGGCCGCCTGTGCAGAAATCAAGGAAGTTCCCGCTTTTAATACCAACACCAATGCTTTCCTCGACAAAATTGTCGGGGAATTCAGCGAAGAAGACGCGCAGCGTATTAAGACCATCGAGCGCACCACCAACCACGATGTTAAAGCGGTCGAGTATTTCCTGAAGGAGAAATTTGCGGCGATCCCTGGTCTGCATGCAGTATCCGAATTCATCCACTTCGCCTGCACCTCAGAAGATATCAATAACCTGTCGCACGCGCTGATGCTGCAAACCGCGCGTCAGGATGTTGTGCTGCCTTGTTGGCGAAAAATCATTGACGCGATGAAAAGCCTGGCACTGGAATATCGCTACATTCCTTTACTGTCTCGCACCCATGGTCAGCCGGCTACCCCATCTACCGTCGGTAAAGAGTTCGCTAATGTGGCCTACCGTATGGAACGCCAGTTTTGTCAGTTGGCACATTTGGAGATCATGGGTAAAATCAACGGCGCGGTCGGAAACTACAACGCCCATATCGTTGCCTACCCGGATGTGGACTGGCACTTGTTCAGCGAAACCTTCGTCACTTCTTTGGGCATAACCTGGAACCCATACACCACCCAGATAGAGCCGCACGACTATATAGCTGAACTGTTCGACTGCGTGGCACGCTTTAATACCATTTTGATCGACTTTGACCGCGATATTTGGGGCTACATCGCCCTGAACCACTTTACGCAGAAAACTATCGCCGGTGAGATCGGTTCCTCCACCATGCCGCACAAAGTCAATCCGATTGACTTCGAAAACTCCGAAGGTAACCTGGGCCTGGCCAATGCAGTACTGGGCCATTTGGCCAGCAAACTGCCCGTTTCCCGCTGGCAGCGCGACTTGACCGATTCCACCGTGCTGCGTAACCTCGGCGTTGGCCTGGGCTATGCGCTGATCGCATATCAGGCGACCATGAAAGGCATCAGTAAGCTGGAAGTAAATCAGGCGCACCTGCTCAACGAATTGGATCACAACTGGGAAGTGCTGGCCGAGCCGATCCAGACTGTGATGCGCCGCTACGGAATCGAAAAGCCCTATGAGAAACTGAAAGAGCTGACTCGTGGTAAGCGCGTGGATGCAGCTGGCATGCAGGCATTTATCGATGCTCTGGCATTGCCGGAAGAAGAAAAAACCCGCCTGAAGGCGATAACACCAGCCAACTATATCGGCCGTGCCGCTACCTTGGTCAACGAGCTAAATGCGCGATAA
- the mnmA gene encoding tRNA 2-thiouridine(34) synthase MnmA, with protein sequence MSDNSQKKVIVGISGGVDSSVTAYLLQQQGYQVAGLFMKNWEEDDDEEYCSAAADLADAQAVCDKLGIKLHTVNFAAEYWDNVFELFLEEYQAGRTPNPDILCNKEIKFKAFLEFAAENLGADFIATGHYVRHQDVDGKCRLLRGIDSNKDQSYFLYTLSHEQVAQSLFPVGELEKPQVRRIAEQLALVTAKKKDSTGICFIGERKFRDFLGRYLPAQPGLIVSVDGQTVGKHKGLMYHTLGQRKGLGIGGMKDSSEEPWYVVDKDVANNMLVVAQGHDHRRLMSAGLIAQQLHWVDRMLRSEPFRCTVKTRYRQQDILCRVTPLDDKLIEVRFDEPVAAVTPGQSAVFYQGEICIGGGIIEQRLT encoded by the coding sequence ATGTCAGACAACAGCCAGAAAAAAGTCATCGTCGGCATCTCCGGCGGCGTCGATTCTTCCGTTACTGCCTATTTATTACAGCAGCAGGGCTATCAGGTCGCTGGTCTGTTTATGAAAAATTGGGAAGAGGACGATGATGAAGAATACTGCTCAGCAGCCGCCGATTTAGCCGATGCGCAAGCGGTATGTGACAAGCTGGGTATCAAGCTGCATACGGTGAACTTCGCAGCGGAATACTGGGACAACGTGTTTGAACTGTTCCTGGAAGAGTACCAAGCAGGTCGCACACCTAACCCAGATATTTTGTGTAATAAAGAGATCAAATTTAAAGCCTTCCTGGAATTCGCTGCAGAAAATCTAGGGGCTGACTTTATTGCCACCGGCCACTACGTGCGCCACCAGGATGTGGACGGTAAATGCCGCCTGCTGCGCGGTATCGACAGTAACAAAGACCAAAGTTACTTCCTGTACACGCTGAGCCACGAGCAGGTGGCGCAAAGCCTTTTCCCGGTCGGTGAGCTGGAAAAACCGCAAGTGCGCCGCATCGCCGAGCAGTTGGCGCTGGTCACTGCCAAGAAGAAGGACTCTACCGGCATTTGCTTTATTGGCGAGCGCAAGTTCCGCGACTTTCTAGGGCGTTATCTGCCCGCTCAGCCAGGCTTAATCGTCAGCGTTGATGGCCAGACCGTCGGCAAGCACAAGGGGCTGATGTATCACACCCTGGGCCAGCGCAAAGGGCTAGGCATCGGTGGCATGAAAGACAGCAGCGAGGAGCCGTGGTACGTGGTGGACAAAGATGTGGCCAACAATATGCTGGTCGTCGCGCAGGGGCATGACCACCGGCGTTTGATGTCCGCTGGCCTAATCGCGCAACAACTGCATTGGGTTGATCGCATGCTACGCAGTGAGCCATTCCGTTGCACAGTGAAAACCCGCTATCGCCAGCAGGACATCCTCTGCCGCGTTACACCACTTGACGATAAGCTCATCGAAGTGCGATTCGACGAGCCGGTAGCTGCCGTGACTCCAGGCCAATCTGCCGTGTTCTATCAGGGAGAAATCTGCATTGGAGGCGGAATTATCGAACAACGTCTGACGTAA
- the lolD gene encoding lipoprotein-releasing ABC transporter ATP-binding protein LolD, with amino-acid sequence MSNLHLMQCDNLCKSYKEGNLHTDVLRNVNFAMQPGEMIAIVGSSGSGKSTLLHLLGGLDSPNAGEVIFKGLSLNSMSSAAKAELRNRQLGFIYQFHHLLPDFTALENAAMPLLIGGIHTALAQKKAMEMLAAVGLEKRSKYRPYELSGGERQRVAIARALVNNPALVLADEPTGNLDKRTADSILYLLGELNVRQGTAFLVVTHDLQLAKRLSRQLEMVDGQLQTPLTLLGVE; translated from the coding sequence ATGAGTAACCTTCATTTGATGCAGTGTGACAACCTATGCAAGAGCTATAAGGAAGGTAACCTGCACACCGATGTGTTGCGCAATGTCAATTTTGCCATGCAGCCTGGCGAGATGATAGCGATCGTCGGTAGTTCGGGTTCCGGTAAAAGTACCTTGCTGCACCTGCTGGGTGGGTTAGATTCACCAAATGCTGGCGAGGTTATCTTCAAAGGCCTATCGTTAAATAGCATGTCTTCGGCGGCCAAGGCGGAACTGCGCAACCGCCAGCTCGGCTTTATCTATCAGTTTCACCACCTGCTGCCAGACTTTACCGCGTTAGAGAATGCCGCCATGCCGTTGCTAATCGGTGGCATCCATACCGCACTGGCGCAGAAGAAGGCGATGGAGATGCTGGCGGCGGTTGGGCTGGAGAAGCGCAGCAAATATCGCCCCTATGAACTATCAGGCGGTGAGCGCCAGCGTGTGGCGATCGCCCGTGCGCTGGTCAACAACCCAGCGCTGGTGTTGGCAGACGAACCGACCGGAAACCTGGATAAACGGACCGCAGACAGCATCCTTTATTTATTGGGTGAGCTGAACGTGCGCCAGGGTACGGCATTTTTAGTCGTGACCCATGATTTGCAGTTGGCCAAGCGCCTCAGCCGTCAATTGGAAATGGTCGATGGCCAACTTCAGACGCCATTAACTCTGTTGGGGGTCGAGTAA
- the lolC gene encoding lipoprotein-releasing ABC transporter permease subunit LolC — translation MYQPVALFIGLRYMRGRISDRFGRFVSWLSTIGITLGVMAMVTVFSVMNGFEKDLENNILGLMPQALITSKQGSINPQWLPALAVQGLKGVSRVAPMTTGDVVLQSARSVAVGVMLGVNPDEADPLTPYLVNIKQQQLQPSHYNIIIGEQLASQLGVKRGDLLRLMVPSASQFTPMGHIPSQRLFTIIGTFHANSEVDSYQLLVNQQDASRLMRYPAGNITGWRLFLQKPLMVDTLSQQTLPQGTEWKDWRERKGELFQAVYMEKNMMGLLLSLIVAVAAFNIITSLGLLVMEKQSEVAILQTQGLTRGHIMVVFMVQGASAGIIGSLIGTFFGVLLASNLNNLMQVLGAFIDGASLPVAVDPLQVTFIAVVAMAVSLISTLYPSLRAAAVQPAEALRYE, via the coding sequence ATGTATCAACCTGTCGCGTTATTCATTGGCCTGCGCTACATGCGCGGGCGTATTTCAGACCGCTTCGGGCGGTTTGTTTCCTGGCTATCGACCATCGGCATCACTTTGGGAGTGATGGCGATGGTCACTGTGTTCTCGGTGATGAACGGTTTTGAAAAGGATCTGGAAAACAACATCCTTGGCTTAATGCCGCAGGCTTTGATCACCAGTAAACAGGGGTCGATCAACCCTCAGTGGCTACCCGCCTTGGCAGTTCAGGGGTTGAAGGGCGTCAGCCGCGTTGCGCCAATGACCACTGGCGATGTGGTGCTGCAAAGCGCCCGAAGTGTGGCGGTGGGTGTAATGCTCGGTGTCAACCCGGACGAAGCCGATCCCTTGACCCCTTATCTAGTCAATATCAAACAGCAGCAACTGCAACCGAGCCACTATAACATCATTATTGGTGAGCAATTGGCCAGCCAGCTCGGCGTCAAGCGCGGCGATTTGCTGCGGCTAATGGTGCCGAGTGCCAGCCAGTTCACGCCAATGGGTCACATTCCTAGCCAACGGCTGTTCACCATTATCGGCACCTTTCATGCCAACAGCGAGGTGGACAGCTATCAGTTGCTGGTCAACCAGCAGGATGCATCGCGCCTGATGCGTTATCCGGCTGGCAACATTACAGGCTGGCGTCTGTTCCTACAGAAGCCTCTGATGGTCGATACCCTTAGCCAGCAGACGCTGCCACAAGGAACTGAATGGAAAGACTGGCGTGAGCGCAAAGGCGAACTGTTCCAGGCGGTGTACATGGAGAAAAACATGATGGGACTGCTACTTAGTCTGATCGTTGCGGTTGCCGCGTTCAACATAATCACTTCGCTGGGCTTACTGGTGATGGAAAAACAGAGCGAGGTGGCTATCCTGCAAACCCAAGGCCTGACTCGCGGCCATATCATGGTGGTGTTTATGGTGCAGGGTGCGAGTGCTGGCATCATAGGTTCACTGATCGGCACGTTTTTCGGTGTGCTGCTGGCCAGCAATCTGAATAACCTGATGCAAGTCCTTGGCGCATTTATTGATGGCGCTTCGTTACCAGTAGCGGTTGATCCGCTGCAAGTGACGTTCATTGCTGTGGTGGCAATGGCGGTGTCTTTGATATCTACGCTCTACCCTTCATTGCGCGCTGCCGCCGTACAACCTGCTGAGGCTTTACGTTATGAGTAA
- the lolE gene encoding lipoprotein-releasing ABC transporter permease subunit LolE has product MACASLSFLTALRFSRGRKRSGMVSLISVISTIGIALGVAVLIVGLSAMNGFERELQNRILAVVPHSEIEAVNQPLQGWLSMLRRVEKVPGILAAAPYINFTGLMENGVQLRAVQVKGVNPQQENQLSALPQFVQGDAWVNFKAGEQQVILGKGVADALGVKRGAYVTVMIPNSDPELKLLQPKRIRLHVTGIMQLSGQLDHGLVLVPLSDAQQYLDIGDGVTGIAIKVNQVFAANKLVRDAGEVADSYVYVKSWISTYGYMYRDIQMIRAIMYLAMVLEIGVACFNIVSTLVMAVQDKSGDIAVLRTLGAKDGFIRAIFIWYGLLAGLVGSLIGVVLGVAVSLQLTTITKGVEKLIGHSLLSGDIYFIDFLPSELHWPDVVIVLATALVLSLLASWYPARRASRIDPARVLSGQ; this is encoded by the coding sequence ATGGCGTGTGCGTCACTTTCCTTCCTGACGGCTCTGCGTTTTAGCCGTGGCCGCAAGCGCAGCGGCATGGTATCGCTGATTTCGGTTATCTCCACCATCGGCATTGCGTTAGGGGTAGCAGTACTGATCGTTGGCCTGAGTGCGATGAACGGCTTCGAACGTGAACTGCAAAACCGTATTCTGGCAGTAGTGCCTCATAGTGAGATCGAAGCGGTGAATCAGCCGCTTCAGGGTTGGCTGTCTATGCTAAGGCGGGTGGAGAAAGTGCCGGGCATTCTGGCCGCTGCTCCTTACATCAATTTTACTGGCCTGATGGAAAACGGCGTACAACTGCGTGCGGTACAGGTCAAAGGGGTAAACCCGCAGCAGGAAAATCAGCTCAGCGCGTTGCCACAGTTCGTACAGGGCGATGCCTGGGTTAATTTCAAGGCTGGCGAGCAGCAGGTGATCCTTGGTAAGGGCGTGGCAGATGCGCTGGGTGTCAAACGGGGTGCTTACGTCACGGTGATGATCCCCAACAGCGATCCTGAACTGAAGCTACTGCAACCTAAGCGCATCCGCCTGCATGTAACTGGTATTATGCAACTTAGTGGCCAATTGGATCATGGCCTGGTGCTGGTGCCACTGAGCGATGCGCAACAGTATCTCGATATAGGTGACGGCGTCACTGGCATCGCTATCAAAGTGAACCAGGTGTTCGCCGCCAACAAACTGGTGCGCGATGCTGGGGAGGTGGCTGATTCTTACGTCTACGTCAAGAGCTGGATCAGTACTTATGGTTATATGTACCGCGATATTCAGATGATCCGCGCCATTATGTATCTGGCGATGGTGCTGGAGATCGGCGTGGCTTGCTTTAATATTGTTTCCACGTTGGTGATGGCGGTGCAGGACAAGAGCGGAGATATCGCGGTGCTGCGCACTCTAGGTGCTAAAGATGGCTTCATCCGTGCCATTTTTATTTGGTACGGCCTACTGGCTGGGTTGGTGGGGAGCCTGATCGGCGTGGTGCTAGGGGTGGCCGTCTCACTACAACTGACCACTATCACCAAAGGCGTAGAAAAACTGATCGGTCATTCATTACTATCGGGCGATATTTACTTCATCGACTTTCTGCCTTCTGAGCTGCATTGGCCGGATGTGGTGATCGTGCTGGCGACAGCCCTCGTGCTAAGCCTGCTGGCCAGTTGGTATCCTGCCAGGCGTGCCAGCCGTATCGATCCGGCGCGCGTGTTAAGCGGGCAATAA
- the potA gene encoding spermidine/putrescine ABC transporter ATP-binding protein PotA produces MTEKSSLIPLIELHALSKEFDGKTIIADLNLTINHGEFLTIVGPSGCGKTTVLRLIAGLETVDQGRILVDDQDITAIPAEQRHVNTVFQSYALFPHMTVFENVAFGLRMQKIPAAELTPRVNEALRMVQLDKFAQRRPGQLSGGQQQRVAIARAVVNKPKVLLLDESLSALDYKLRKLMQSELKALQRKLGITFVLVTHDQEEALTLSDRIVVMRDGRIEQAGTPREIYEEPKNLFVARFIGEINTFDAVVLQRLDPRRIRADVEGRECDIYAELPVEAGQRLKVLLRPEDLQVEAANDGAQQDGLIGYVRERNYKGMTLESVVKLESGKMVMVSEFFNGDNPDINRSLNQKVAVTWVESWEVVLADEEIA; encoded by the coding sequence ATGACTGAGAAATCCTCTCTGATACCTCTTATTGAACTGCATGCCCTAAGCAAAGAGTTCGACGGTAAAACGATCATTGCCGATCTCAACCTAACAATTAACCACGGTGAATTCCTTACTATTGTCGGCCCTTCCGGCTGTGGTAAAACTACAGTGCTACGTTTGATCGCTGGATTGGAGACTGTCGATCAAGGACGCATCCTGGTTGATGACCAAGACATCACCGCCATCCCCGCCGAGCAGCGTCACGTCAATACCGTATTCCAAAGCTACGCCCTGTTCCCGCATATGACGGTGTTTGAAAACGTCGCCTTTGGCTTGCGGATGCAGAAAATCCCGGCAGCCGAACTGACGCCCCGCGTCAATGAGGCACTACGCATGGTGCAATTAGATAAGTTCGCCCAGCGCCGTCCAGGCCAGCTTTCCGGTGGTCAGCAGCAGCGTGTGGCTATCGCCCGTGCCGTGGTCAATAAACCGAAGGTGCTACTGTTGGACGAGTCGCTATCAGCGCTAGACTACAAACTGCGCAAGCTAATGCAAAGCGAACTGAAGGCACTACAGCGCAAACTGGGCATAACCTTCGTGCTCGTCACCCATGATCAAGAAGAGGCGCTGACCCTGTCAGACCGCATCGTGGTGATGCGTGATGGCCGCATTGAGCAGGCCGGCACACCGCGCGAAATTTACGAGGAGCCAAAGAACCTGTTCGTCGCGCGCTTTATCGGCGAGATCAACACCTTTGACGCCGTGGTATTGCAGCGCCTTGATCCACGGCGGATACGTGCTGATGTCGAAGGTCGCGAGTGCGACATCTATGCCGAACTGCCGGTTGAAGCAGGCCAGCGGCTGAAGGTATTGCTGCGCCCAGAAGACCTACAGGTGGAGGCAGCGAACGACGGTGCACAGCAGGATGGTCTGATCGGCTATGTACGTGAGCGCAACTACAAAGGCATGACACTGGAATCAGTGGTCAAGCTAGAGAGCGGCAAGATGGTAATGGTCAGCGAATTCTTTAACGGAGACAATCCGGATATCAACCGCTCGCTGAACCAAAAGGTGGCAGTGACTTGGGTCGAAAGCTGGGAGGTGGTGCTAGCTGATGAAGAAATCGCGTAA